ACAAAGACAGTTTGTTATCGTCTTTTCACTTTAGAATATGTGGTTCAATAATTGCTATATAAAAAGTCGGGGCCTGACCATAATTATGAAAATGCGTACGCTATTTCCAGTAGTTCCCGCAGCATTAGCGATAAGTTTAGCTCTCACCAATGCTAATTTGGCTGACGCACAAGTTGTGCAAATTAATTCTAATTTGCAGCCAGATCCGCTGATTGTGAACGGTACATCTGGGGGAAAACTCCAAAGTAACTGCGGCAATATAGCAGATAAAGCCAATCAAGTTCTAAAAGTTACAGAATCACTGCCTTACCTACGATTAACAGTTGAAAGTAGTGGACAACCCACTCTATTAATTGATGGTCCAGGGGGACGCTTTTGTGTATTAGCAGATAGTTACTCTGGAGGCAAACCAGAAATTTCTGGTTATTGGCAGGCAGGAAACTACTCTTTATACGTAGGAGACTTATCCAAAGGACAGTATACCTATACTCTATCGATTTCGCAACAAAAGACGCCTAAAAAATAACCAATAGTTTAGAGTGAAATACTTATAAGATTGAGGGAAAAAGTAGGCAAGACATTCTGTATGCTGTTGACTGCTGATTTTTAATCATCAATAGTCAACAGATCAAGAATTTGTAACATTTGGGCTTAAATATGTAACAGGTTAGAAATAATTCATGAATGTATAAAAAGTACTATAGATCATTATAGCGGGTAGAGACATTACCAATATTTGAAACTGTGCCTCTTTTGGTCACAGGCAAGTCATATAAGGCTATTTAAGTAGAAGGGCTTAATTAAATAAAAACTCGGGCGTTAGGGCTTTAGCCCTTTCAAATCTTATACAGAGTGATAAATCGCTCACTACAAACAAAAGTTTTATCTTAGATTTAATTACGTCCACCTACTTACCGTGAATTCTTTAGATAGTCACCAAATCACTCGTATTTACTGAACAGCTTATTTTGATATATTAAGTTTCCCAGCATGAGATGGTAGGAGAGAGAGGTCATGTTTGGGTTGAGCGATTCAGCAAGGTGTAGAAGCAGGTGATCGCAAAAAAAAGTTTATAACAGTGCTTTTGTTGTTGAGATTGGGGTTGAGTGTACAAGAAGTCAGGCTAGCAGTACAAAATAAACCACTTTCTGCCTCCTGTGGATATTGACTGCCAAGAATTTTTAGTTAAATTTTGTTAAGATTGGAGTCGGTACAAGCACTTCTGCCTTCTCTATTCATTGCCTACCTTGGAGATACCCCATGTTGCGACTTGAACATATTAGTAAAATTTACCCCACAGGCGAAGTCCTCAAGGATATCAACTGGGAAGTCAAAGCTGGCGATCGCATTGGTTTAGTTGGTGTCAACGGTGCTGGAAAGTCTACCCAACTCAAAATTATCAATGGAGAAATTGAACCCACTTCTGGCGAAATCATTCGTCCTGCCAGCTTACACATAGCATACCTCAATCAAGAGTTTGAGGTAGACCCTACTCGTACTGTTAGCGAAGAATTTTGGACAGTCTTTAAAGAAGCTAACTCTGTGCAGCAGTCTTTGGCGCAAGTACAGCGAGACATGGAAAGCGCCACGAGTGAGGAACTCGAAAAACTGATCCACAAGTTGGATCGTCTACAACGGCAGTTTGAAGCCTTGGATGGCTACATTTTGGATGCACGAATTGGGAAAATTCTACCAGAAATGGGGTTTGCGCTAGAAGATGGCGATCGCCTAGTCAGTGCCTTTAGTGGTGGTTGGCAAATGCGAATGGGTTTAGGCAAAATTCTCCTACAAGAACCTGACTTATTGCTGCTAGACGAGCCAACTAACCACTTAGATTTAGAAACTATTGAGTGGCTGGAAAATTACCTTAAAGGGCTAAATACCCCTATGGTGATAGTTTCTCATGACCGTGAGTTTCTGGATCGGCTCTGCACCCAAATTGTAGAAACGGAACGAGGCGTTTCCAGCGTTTACCTTGGCAACTACTCAGCATACCTGCAACAAAAATCAGAAAATCAAACAGCACAATTTGCCGCTTACGAACGCCAGCAAAAAGAACTAGATAAACAACAAGCATTTGTTGATAGGTTCCGCGCCAGTGCAACCCGAAGTACTCAGGCAAAAAGCCGGGAAAAACAACTCGAAAAAATCGAGCGCATCGAAGCACCTACCTCAGGGTTAAAAACTCTGCAATTCCGTTTTCCCCCTGCACCCCGCAGCGGACGTGAGGTCGTGGACATCAAAGATTTGACTCTCACGTATGATGAGAAAATATTGTTTTTAGGTGCAAATCTTTTGATTGAAAGAGGCGATCGCATTGCTTTTATTGCTCCCAATGGTGCCGGCAAATCGACTTTGTTACGCCTAATTATGGGGATGGAAAAACCCACAGACGGTTTCATTAAATTGGGCGATCACAATGTGCTCCCTGGGTACTTTGAGCAAAATCAAGCGGAAGCTTTGGATTTGAAAAAGACAGTCATGGAAACTATTCATGATGAAGTTCCTGATTGGAAAAATGAAGAAGTTCGAACCCTTTTGGGAAGATTTTTATTCACTGGCGACACTGTATTTAAACCAGTTGCAGCATTGAGTGGTGGTGAAAAAGCACGTCTGGCATTGGCAAAAATGCTACTGCAACCAGCAAATTTATTGATACTAGATGAGCCGACCAATCACTTAGATATTCCAGCGAAAGAAATGTTAGAAGAAGCCATACAAAACTATGATGGCACTGTAATTGTAGTTTCCCACGACCGTTATTTTATATCCAAGGTAGCCAACAAAATTGTGGAAATCCACGAAGGTGAATTTCGCGTCTATCTAGGTGACTACCATTATTACTTGGCAAAAATAGCAGAGGAAAAGGAACAAGCAAAATTAGCGGCAATAGCTGTCGAAAAAGCGGCAAAGAAAGCAGCAAAAGCTGCTAAAGCATCTACCAAAAAGAAATGATAGCCCTGGGTAGATAGTGGTTAGTAGGTAATAGTTTTTTGACAACTAACAACCAACAATTCCCAGCCATCACAAAAAGTATCTAAAGATGAATAAAGTTTAAGAAATGTCTAAAAAACTGCAAAGCTGCTAAACAAAGAAGTTATAGCAGGAAACAGACTTAAAAGTCTTTCAGTGTGCGGCTTTTACGTTCAGTTTTTGTCCTAAACTACCTGGCGACAGCTATAATAAGCAGAAATTCACTTGCGGTTGTAGTGAGCAATGGTATCATTCGGGTATTACAAAAAGTAAAGGGCAGTTTTACTATGACCAAAGCACCTATTCCTCCCGTGGTGCTAGTCATTTTAGACGGATGGGGCTACTGCGAGGAAACTCATGGAAACGCTATTGCCGTTGCTAACACTCCGGTGATGGATAGCTTATGGGCGGCTTATCCCCATACCCTCATCCAAACATCAGGGAAAGCAGTGGGGTTACCAGAAGGTCAAATGGGCAACTCAGAAGTTGGTCATTTGAACATAGGTGCTGGTAGAGTTGTGCCCCAAGAATTGGTACGCATCTCAGACGCGGTAGCAGATGGTTCTATCCTCACAAATCCAGCACTTGTCAAAATCTGCAAGGAAGTGTGTAGTCGAAATGGCAAGCTGCATTTGGTTGGGCTAACTTCCGAGGGTGGAGTGCATTCGCACATTAATCATCTATTCGGACTACTTGAGTTAGCCAAGATTCAGGGAATATCCCAAGTTTGCATACACGCTATTACTGATGGGCGTGACACCACCCCAACTGAAGGTGTGAAAGCACTTTTACTTCTTCAAGAATACATCGACCGTATAGGAGTTGGGCGTATAGTCACAATTAGCGGTCGCTACTACGCCATGGATCGCGATCATCGCTGGGATCGGGTCAAACGCGCCTACGATGTGATGACACAGGATGGACCTGGCAATGAGCGTGCGGCTGTGGAAGTCTTGCAAGCATCGTATGCAGAGGGTGTGACAGACGAGTTCGTTGTCCCAGTAAGAATTGCACCCGGAGCAATAGAACCCCAAGATGGAGTGATATTCTTCAACTTCCGCCCAGACCGCGCCAGACAACTTACCCAAGCTTTTGTAAATCCAGAATTTAACGGTTTTGAAAGACAGCAAATCTCGCCGCTGTCTTTTGTCACCTTTACACAGTACGAGTCAGAATTATCAGTTGGGGTTGCTTTTGAGCCTCAGAATTTGAATAACATTCTTGGGGAAGTCATTTCTGGGCATGGTTTAAAGCAGTTTCGCACCGCAGAAACAGAAAAATACGCTCACGTCACCTACTTCTTCAATGGGGGTTTGGAAGAACCCTTTGAAGGAGAAGACAGGGAACTGGTAAACTCTCCGATGGTAGCAACCTACGATAGTGCGCCAGCAATGTCAGCCCAAGCCGTGACAGATGTGGCGATCGCAGCTATTGAAAAGTGCATATATTCGCTAGTTGTCATCAACTATGCTAACCCAGACATGGTAGGACACACTGGTAACATAGAAGCGACTGTGAAAGCAGTTGAGACTGTAGACCAGTGTTTGGGTCGCCTACTTACCAGCATCATTAAAGTTGGGGGTACAACACTTATTACCGCCGACCACGGTAACGCTGAGCATTTGCTAGATAGTGACGGGAATCCCTGGACAGCGCATACGACCAACCCAGTCCCTCTCATCCTAGTAGAAGGCGAAAAAGCAAAAATCCCAGGATATGGTACAGATGTCGCTATGCGAAGCGATGGCAAGCTAGCCGACCTTGCACCCACGATTCTGGATATTTTACAACTCCCTCAGCCATCGGAAATGACAGGGCGATCGCTGCTGCAAAGCGCTGAGTATGAAGTCCAACTCTCTCGCACTCCTGTAAAACTGGGACTGTAAAAGAGTTAAGTCAAGATGGATTATTTATGAATGATGAATTATGAAACAGACTTAACACAACTCATAATTCATCATTCATAATTTATAATAAAGAGTTTATGATTCTTCTGTCTTAAAACTTCTCATCAATTACATTAACTACCATGACCATTACTAACGTTGTAGAAGTCATTTGGGCATTATCCGCTATTGGTATGATTATCTTGGTTTTGTTACACAGTCCAAAAGGTGATGGTGTAGGAGCCATTGGCGGACAAGCCCAGTTGTTTAGCAGCACCAAGAGTGCAGAAAACACATTAAACCGAGTCACTTGGGCGCTTGCAGTCATTTTTCTCGGTTTAACTGTGGTTTTGAGTGCTGGTTGGCTCCCCAAATAAGATGGGGAGATAGGGAGATGGGGAGATAGGGAGATGGGGGGAAAAACCCAATACCCAACACCTAGCACTCGTAATAGTATTGTTAGGACTAGGATTACAAAAACTCTGTTTTGGCAGCGCTTCATTGCCGCATTAGCATTCGCTATTGGCACAGCGCTGCTTATTATTTTGACATACCTCCCATCCAACGCCATCCTTGTTACCTCTTCCTCATCACCCTCATCACCCCCAACTCCCCTCAAACCCCATCCCATACCACAAACACTGACGCAGTGGCAAGATAGCACCAACAGTGGTGACTATTTTTCTCAAGTGACTCCAATCCAAGTTGGTTATTTAGTTTGGTCGCAGTTTCCTGTTCGGGTTTACGTAGAACCACCGAAAGCAATAAGCAGCAAGCAGGCGGAAGAATGGGTTAATACCGTTTTACAAGCGGTACAGGAGTGGAATATTTATTTACCTTTGGCGGTAGTTGAACAGCTAGAAGACGCAGATATTACTGTTGTGCGAAAAGCCCCACCACTGCAAACTTCTCCTAATAGTAAAATACCCCGTGCGCGTTCTGCTCAAACTACCTACAAGTTCTATGTCAGCAAAAATAATCTTTTATCCCACCGCTTTACGATTCTGTTGAGTCCCAGCCAAACAGGTCAGTATCTCCTAGCAGCAACCCGCCACGAACTAGGTCATGCACTGGGAATTTGGGGGCATAGTTCGCTACCAACTGATGCCTTATACTTTTCCCAAGTCCGCAACCCACCGCCAATTTCTCCCAGAGATGTGAATACTTTGAAGCGGGTTTATGAACAGCCGACGAGTTTGGGATGGTCTTTGAGAGAAAAATAATGTAGGCGAGTAGGGGAACCTCCATACTTTTCTCAAAGCTAGTTTTTACACCTATGCCTGAAAAATGTGTTCAGCCCTCAGATGGAAGTCGGGGAAGGAAGGCGATCGCACCTCGTCCCCATTTCTAAATTGTGTCACTTGATACTCACCTTCAATTAAGTAGTAGATGGAAATAGTTGGTTGTTTGGGATTACCGATGTAGCGCTTACCTCCTAGTCCCAGATAATCCACAATCCAGTATTCAGGCACAACGATGGATCATTAGGTTACAGCCATCTGCATCTAAATAGACCACATTGTCCAGACGTTGCACTGCAACGTCTGGACAGGGTTTAAATGAGTGCATATGTGGTTCATTTATTTGAAAACCGCTGTAATTAAAAGCAAGTGAAGAAAGGTAAAAAGTCAAAAGTAAAAGGAAACCTCTTTTGACTTTTGACTGTTCTACGCTCCCCAACTTAGCGGTATGCGTCGTCGCTGTTCCAAAACTTTGGTATAAAGTTCTTCAAGTCGAGTAATGTTGCCGCTAAGAGTATATTGTTCTAATATCCGCTTTCTGGCTTTCTGCCCTAGCAAAGTTGTGAGTTCGGGATGATCTTGGAAGAGTGGCAACAGGGTTCTCAATTGTGGACGGA
The sequence above is a segment of the Mastigocladopsis repens PCC 10914 genome. Coding sequences within it:
- a CDS encoding ABC-F family ATP-binding cassette domain-containing protein gives rise to the protein MLRLEHISKIYPTGEVLKDINWEVKAGDRIGLVGVNGAGKSTQLKIINGEIEPTSGEIIRPASLHIAYLNQEFEVDPTRTVSEEFWTVFKEANSVQQSLAQVQRDMESATSEELEKLIHKLDRLQRQFEALDGYILDARIGKILPEMGFALEDGDRLVSAFSGGWQMRMGLGKILLQEPDLLLLDEPTNHLDLETIEWLENYLKGLNTPMVIVSHDREFLDRLCTQIVETERGVSSVYLGNYSAYLQQKSENQTAQFAAYERQQKELDKQQAFVDRFRASATRSTQAKSREKQLEKIERIEAPTSGLKTLQFRFPPAPRSGREVVDIKDLTLTYDEKILFLGANLLIERGDRIAFIAPNGAGKSTLLRLIMGMEKPTDGFIKLGDHNVLPGYFEQNQAEALDLKKTVMETIHDEVPDWKNEEVRTLLGRFLFTGDTVFKPVAALSGGEKARLALAKMLLQPANLLILDEPTNHLDIPAKEMLEEAIQNYDGTVIVVSHDRYFISKVANKIVEIHEGEFRVYLGDYHYYLAKIAEEKEQAKLAAIAVEKAAKKAAKAAKASTKKK
- the gpmI gene encoding 2,3-bisphosphoglycerate-independent phosphoglycerate mutase, translated to MTKAPIPPVVLVILDGWGYCEETHGNAIAVANTPVMDSLWAAYPHTLIQTSGKAVGLPEGQMGNSEVGHLNIGAGRVVPQELVRISDAVADGSILTNPALVKICKEVCSRNGKLHLVGLTSEGGVHSHINHLFGLLELAKIQGISQVCIHAITDGRDTTPTEGVKALLLLQEYIDRIGVGRIVTISGRYYAMDRDHRWDRVKRAYDVMTQDGPGNERAAVEVLQASYAEGVTDEFVVPVRIAPGAIEPQDGVIFFNFRPDRARQLTQAFVNPEFNGFERQQISPLSFVTFTQYESELSVGVAFEPQNLNNILGEVISGHGLKQFRTAETEKYAHVTYFFNGGLEEPFEGEDRELVNSPMVATYDSAPAMSAQAVTDVAIAAIEKCIYSLVVINYANPDMVGHTGNIEATVKAVETVDQCLGRLLTSIIKVGGTTLITADHGNAEHLLDSDGNPWTAHTTNPVPLILVEGEKAKIPGYGTDVAMRSDGKLADLAPTILDILQLPQPSEMTGRSLLQSAEYEVQLSRTPVKLGL
- the secG gene encoding preprotein translocase subunit SecG; this translates as MTITNVVEVIWALSAIGMIILVLLHSPKGDGVGAIGGQAQLFSSTKSAENTLNRVTWALAVIFLGLTVVLSAGWLPK